Proteins encoded within one genomic window of Parolsenella massiliensis:
- the dnaX gene encoding DNA polymerase III subunit gamma/tau gives MESLYRKYRPQTFEQVVGQTHVVSTLERAVCEGRLSHAYLFCGPRGTGKTTMARILAKALMCEQGEGHLPDGTCEECRLIAAGEHPDVYELDAASRTGVDNVREEIINRVDYAPVRGRYKVYIIDEVHMLTPAAFNALLKTLEEPPEHVVFIMCTTDPQKILATILSRVQRFDFHSIAPDEMRTHLAHVCDEEGFTYDGEALDLVVRHARGGMRDALSSLEQLSVFGAGNVSVEAARDLLGESSDSALSDVSLALARRDVPVLFGKVSELVDGGRDLLQFTRELASRVRDAYVVAVAGAKPGVVNVAEGELPLLSEEAAAYGSPDRLARVLTVLGDAASEMRTAVNQRLVLEIALTRCARPESDLTLESLAERIASLEARLAGGAAPVAAPAAAPAPRPAVPAAAPVPAAPKPAAPKFVPPALNLHHKPAASAPAAAVPPAPRPAAPASAPVPAPAPVPAATSAASATVENGALQRTWKAVVDGLLKTNASCGSLLLAATATADDGSTLTVTLPGGSSFTRRMLERADVKAIVDKAVASAFGSPRTLSYASDGAAPARPVAPAPAAPKPAPAPAASKPASPRRTSLPTTTSTCPPTTTRTFRPSTSRPPRPQVPRPTSRSRTSPQGHPRAGRRPSRAPSPSRPTTTSLPRCSRTSLAQRR, from the coding sequence ATGGAATCGCTGTATCGCAAGTATCGCCCGCAGACGTTTGAGCAGGTAGTTGGCCAGACGCATGTAGTCTCGACGCTCGAGCGCGCCGTGTGCGAGGGACGCCTGTCCCACGCCTACCTGTTCTGCGGCCCGCGCGGAACCGGCAAGACCACCATGGCCCGAATTTTGGCCAAGGCGCTCATGTGCGAGCAGGGCGAGGGCCATCTTCCAGACGGAACGTGCGAGGAGTGCCGCCTCATCGCCGCCGGCGAGCACCCGGACGTCTACGAGCTCGATGCCGCGAGCCGCACGGGCGTCGACAACGTGCGCGAGGAGATCATCAACCGCGTCGACTACGCGCCGGTGCGCGGCCGCTACAAGGTCTACATCATCGACGAGGTCCACATGCTCACGCCGGCGGCGTTCAACGCGCTGCTCAAGACGCTCGAGGAGCCTCCCGAGCACGTCGTGTTCATCATGTGCACCACCGATCCGCAGAAGATCCTCGCCACGATTCTGTCGCGCGTGCAGCGCTTCGACTTTCACTCCATCGCGCCCGACGAGATGCGCACCCACCTTGCCCACGTGTGCGACGAGGAGGGCTTTACCTATGACGGCGAGGCGCTTGACCTCGTGGTTCGTCATGCGCGTGGCGGCATGCGAGACGCGCTGTCGTCGCTCGAGCAGCTCTCGGTGTTCGGCGCGGGCAACGTGAGCGTCGAGGCGGCCCGAGACCTGCTTGGCGAGTCGAGCGACTCGGCGCTGTCAGACGTGTCTCTCGCGCTGGCCCGCCGAGACGTGCCGGTCCTCTTTGGCAAGGTCTCCGAGCTCGTCGACGGCGGCCGAGACCTGCTCCAGTTCACCCGCGAGCTGGCGTCTCGCGTGCGTGACGCGTACGTCGTGGCCGTTGCGGGCGCCAAGCCAGGCGTGGTGAACGTGGCCGAGGGCGAGCTGCCCCTGCTCTCTGAGGAGGCTGCCGCCTATGGCAGCCCCGATCGCCTTGCCCGCGTGCTCACGGTGCTGGGCGATGCGGCAAGCGAGATGCGCACGGCTGTGAACCAGCGCCTTGTGCTCGAGATTGCCCTCACGCGCTGCGCCCGTCCGGAAAGCGACCTGACGCTCGAGTCGCTTGCCGAGAGGATTGCTTCGCTTGAGGCGAGGCTTGCGGGCGGTGCCGCTCCGGTTGCCGCTCCGGCCGCGGCGCCCGCGCCCCGTCCTGCCGTGCCTGCTGCGGCGCCCGTGCCTGCCGCTCCCAAGCCGGCGGCCCCCAAGTTCGTGCCTCCCGCGCTGAACCTGCACCACAAGCCCGCGGCGAGCGCGCCTGCCGCTGCGGTTCCGCCCGCGCCCAGGCCCGCCGCGCCCGCCTCGGCTCCGGTGCCGGCACCTGCGCCTGTGCCGGCGGCCACGTCCGCGGCCTCAGCCACGGTCGAGAACGGCGCGCTCCAGCGTACGTGGAAGGCGGTCGTGGACGGCCTGCTCAAGACGAACGCCTCGTGCGGCTCGCTGCTGCTTGCCGCCACGGCCACGGCAGATGATGGCTCCACGCTCACCGTGACCCTTCCCGGTGGCAGCTCCTTCACGCGTCGCATGCTCGAGCGCGCCGACGTGAAGGCCATCGTCGACAAGGCCGTTGCCTCGGCGTTCGGCTCTCCTCGCACGCTGTCGTACGCAAGCGACGGCGCCGCTCCCGCAAGGCCGGTCGCGCCCGCCCCGGCAGCCCCCAAGCCAGCGCCCGCCCCGGCCGCGTCCAAGCCCGCGTCACCGAGGAGGACATCCCTCCCTACGACGACGTCGACGTGCCCCCCTACGACGACGCGGACGTTCCGCCCGTCGACGTCCCGGCCCCCGCGCCCGCAAGTGCCGCGTCCGACCTCAAGGTCCCGGACTTCGCCGCAAGGGCATCCGAGGGCGGGGAGACGCCCGTCGCGAGCTCCGAGCCCGTCTCGGCCAACAACGACGAGCTTGCCTCGATGTTCTCGGACGTCTTTGGCGCAACGAAGATGA
- the bilR gene encoding bilirubin reductase, long form, which yields MGEKKLLEPIEVGPITLKNRVMFPPLTTGYEERDGSIGPRSLAFYERLAAGGTGYIVIGDVAPVNTASPTPKLCSDEQIPSFAALADAVHKHGAKLALQIFHPEYDVPGVGRMIVGSMAAAKAAAAARAAGDEETAVAKTAESEKIRADAYAKLHHDMQHFASEATAEQLAQIRDAIAACAARAQKAGVDAIEVHGDRLVGSLCSKTLNHRADEYGGSLENRTRYALEVVAAIREAAPNLMLEYKLPIITTNADGSPRGKGGLAPDEACAFAVALEAAGVHMIQVAQANHTGNMGDTIPPMGEVPYNWTLPVAARIKALVSIPIATVGRVVTPEAGEKILEDGQADVIGYGRSLLTDPDLANKFAKDIPVRLCLNCNKGCVDAIQGRRYISCVLNAENGDEVTVSIRPGEGEKRVVVIGGGIAGCEAARVAATRGYDVTLYEKQQRLGGQIWLAAAPPRKAEIARAIEYYEAELPRLGVALELGHEAGAAEAAGADAVIVAVGAQDVTVPVPGADGANVVSSWDVLAGKAPQVDGSVVVIGGGLVGVETAEYLIAHGCKVQIVEMLDKIAAGESATILPTIKAEFAQAGVVEHVNTKLVAVTETGVDVEGPDGASSIAADWVVMAVGSRKLAFDAAGIDAPVSFVGDCSGERTADIAAAIRSGYTAANEI from the coding sequence ATGGGGGAGAAGAAGCTGCTCGAGCCAATCGAGGTAGGCCCCATCACGCTTAAGAATCGCGTCATGTTCCCGCCGCTCACGACGGGCTACGAGGAGCGCGATGGCTCCATAGGCCCGCGCAGCCTCGCGTTCTACGAGCGTCTGGCCGCCGGCGGCACCGGCTACATCGTCATTGGCGACGTGGCGCCCGTGAACACGGCGAGCCCCACGCCCAAGCTCTGTTCGGACGAACAAATCCCGAGCTTTGCGGCACTCGCCGATGCCGTCCACAAGCACGGCGCCAAGCTGGCGCTGCAGATCTTCCACCCCGAGTACGACGTCCCGGGCGTGGGCCGCATGATCGTGGGGTCCATGGCCGCCGCCAAGGCCGCCGCTGCCGCCCGCGCCGCCGGCGACGAGGAGACGGCCGTCGCCAAGACGGCCGAGTCCGAGAAGATCCGCGCGGACGCCTACGCAAAGCTCCACCACGACATGCAGCACTTCGCGAGCGAGGCCACGGCCGAGCAGCTCGCCCAGATCAGGGACGCCATCGCCGCGTGCGCCGCGCGCGCCCAGAAGGCCGGCGTGGACGCCATCGAGGTCCACGGAGACCGTCTCGTGGGATCGCTGTGCTCCAAGACGCTCAACCACCGCGCCGACGAGTACGGCGGGTCGCTCGAGAACCGCACCCGCTACGCGCTGGAGGTCGTGGCGGCCATCCGAGAGGCGGCGCCCAACCTCATGCTCGAGTACAAGCTGCCCATCATCACCACCAACGCGGACGGCAGCCCACGTGGCAAGGGCGGCCTCGCGCCCGACGAGGCCTGCGCGTTCGCCGTGGCGCTCGAGGCGGCCGGCGTCCACATGATCCAGGTGGCCCAGGCCAACCACACCGGCAACATGGGCGACACCATCCCGCCCATGGGCGAGGTCCCCTACAACTGGACGCTCCCGGTGGCCGCGCGCATCAAGGCGCTCGTGAGCATCCCCATCGCCACCGTGGGCCGCGTGGTCACGCCCGAGGCCGGCGAGAAGATCCTCGAGGACGGCCAGGCGGACGTCATCGGCTACGGCCGTTCGCTGCTCACCGACCCCGACCTCGCCAACAAGTTCGCCAAGGACATCCCGGTGCGCCTCTGCCTCAACTGCAACAAGGGCTGCGTCGACGCCATCCAGGGCCGCCGCTACATCTCCTGCGTCCTCAACGCCGAGAACGGCGACGAGGTCACCGTCTCCATCAGGCCGGGTGAGGGCGAGAAGCGCGTCGTGGTCATCGGCGGCGGAATCGCCGGCTGCGAGGCCGCGCGCGTGGCGGCGACGCGTGGCTATGACGTCACGCTCTATGAGAAGCAGCAGCGTCTCGGCGGCCAGATCTGGCTCGCTGCGGCTCCCCCGCGCAAGGCAGAGATCGCTCGCGCCATCGAGTACTACGAGGCGGAGCTCCCGCGCCTGGGCGTTGCGCTCGAACTGGGTCACGAGGCGGGCGCGGCGGAGGCGGCCGGCGCCGATGCCGTCATCGTCGCGGTGGGCGCGCAGGACGTCACGGTGCCCGTGCCTGGTGCGGACGGCGCCAACGTCGTGTCCAGCTGGGACGTGCTCGCCGGCAAGGCGCCCCAGGTAGACGGCAGCGTCGTGGTCATCGGCGGCGGACTTGTGGGCGTGGAGACGGCCGAGTACCTCATCGCGCACGGCTGCAAGGTCCAGATCGTCGAGATGCTCGACAAAATCGCCGCGGGCGAGTCCGCGACCATCCTGCCCACGATCAAGGCGGAGTTTGCCCAGGCCGGCGTGGTCGAGCACGTGAACACAAAGCTCGTCGCCGTCACCGAGACGGGCGTCGACGTCGAGGGGCCGGACGGTGCGTCCTCCATCGCGGCCGACTGGGTCGTCATGGCGGTGGGCTCCAGGAAGCTCGCGTTCGACGCTGCGGGCATTGACGCCCCCGTCTCCTTCGTGGGCGACTGCTCCGGCGAGCGCACGGCCGACATAGCCGCCGCCATCCGCAGCGGCTACACCGCCGCCAACGAGATCTAA
- a CDS encoding ROK family protein codes for MADRGGSVVVGMDIGGTSIKMGLVTRDGETLATSKVRTGVLDNEAAFAEVQAAVAALVGEAGLGASDVAALGVDVPGVVLEDGTLAMAPNITLDLNGLLACLGSAFPTARIAALNDANAAALGEAWLGSGDASGSTVMVTLGTGVGAGVVIGGRVIAGAHGAAGEIGHINVEPRETEACNCGCRGCLEQYASARGLIRLYREECEKDGAEPVEIAHTTDALAVFEAARGGNAQARRACERVGHYLGRALAAVAVIVDPDAFVIGGGMSGGWDTLGEACVERYREVAIVSCRDTPIRPANLGNDAGFLGAARQAILAL; via the coding sequence ATGGCAGACAGGGGCGGCAGCGTCGTCGTTGGCATGGACATCGGCGGCACCAGCATCAAGATGGGCCTTGTGACCAGAGACGGCGAGACGCTCGCCACGTCGAAGGTGCGCACGGGCGTGCTCGACAACGAGGCGGCGTTTGCCGAGGTACAGGCCGCGGTGGCCGCGCTTGTGGGCGAGGCCGGGCTTGGTGCGAGCGACGTCGCGGCCCTGGGCGTGGACGTGCCGGGCGTGGTCCTGGAGGACGGCACGCTCGCCATGGCGCCCAACATCACGCTCGACCTCAACGGCCTTCTCGCCTGCCTGGGCAGCGCGTTTCCCACGGCACGCATCGCCGCGCTGAACGACGCGAACGCCGCGGCGCTGGGCGAGGCGTGGCTAGGCTCGGGCGACGCGTCGGGCAGCACCGTGATGGTGACGCTGGGGACCGGCGTGGGCGCGGGCGTCGTCATTGGCGGGCGCGTGATCGCGGGTGCGCACGGGGCCGCGGGCGAGATTGGCCACATCAACGTGGAGCCCCGCGAGACCGAGGCGTGCAACTGCGGCTGCCGCGGCTGCCTTGAGCAGTACGCGAGCGCACGCGGGCTCATTCGCCTGTATCGCGAGGAGTGCGAGAAGGACGGCGCCGAGCCGGTCGAGATCGCCCACACCACGGACGCGCTCGCCGTCTTTGAGGCAGCACGCGGCGGAAACGCCCAGGCGAGGCGGGCGTGCGAACGCGTTGGCCACTACCTGGGACGTGCGCTCGCGGCCGTGGCCGTCATCGTTGACCCCGACGCGTTCGTGATCGGCGGCGGCATGAGCGGCGGCTGGGACACGCTTGGCGAGGCGTGCGTCGAGCGCTACCGCGAGGTTGCCATCGTGAGCTGCAGGGACACGCCCATCCGCCCGGCGAACCTTGGCAACGACGCAGGGTTTCTCGGCGCGGCTCGGCAGGCGATTCTCGCGCTGTAG
- a CDS encoding DedA family protein has translation MGFINFIAELLHDPRTAIAGWIAAGPLMAYGCVFLIIFIETGVVFFPFLPGDSLLFASGFFAHNGGFNIIALLGVAWVAAILGDQCNFMIGHLFGQKIIASGKVKAMTPERIEKSEKFLEKWGHLAIFLGRFFPFIRTFVPFIAGMGGMHWRNFVLFNVLGGVTWSTLFTLLGYFFGGIPFVQDHFELLIVGIVAVSIIPTVAGLVKAKLGNKKGAHSK, from the coding sequence ATGGGCTTCATCAACTTCATAGCCGAGCTGCTTCACGACCCGAGAACCGCCATCGCCGGCTGGATCGCCGCCGGCCCGCTCATGGCCTACGGCTGCGTGTTCCTCATCATCTTCATCGAGACGGGCGTCGTGTTCTTCCCGTTCCTGCCGGGCGACTCGCTGCTGTTCGCCTCGGGCTTCTTCGCCCACAACGGCGGCTTCAACATCATCGCCCTGCTCGGCGTCGCCTGGGTGGCGGCCATCCTGGGCGACCAGTGCAACTTCATGATCGGCCACCTGTTTGGCCAGAAGATCATCGCGTCGGGCAAGGTCAAGGCCATGACGCCCGAGCGCATCGAGAAGAGCGAGAAGTTCCTCGAGAAGTGGGGCCACCTCGCCATCTTCCTGGGCCGCTTCTTCCCGTTCATCCGCACGTTCGTTCCGTTCATCGCCGGCATGGGCGGCATGCACTGGCGCAACTTCGTGCTGTTCAACGTGCTGGGTGGCGTCACGTGGTCCACGCTGTTCACGCTGCTTGGCTACTTCTTTGGTGGCATCCCGTTCGTGCAGGACCACTTCGAGCTGCTCATCGTGGGCATCGTCGCCGTGTCGATCATCCCCACGGTCGCCGGCCTCGTGAAGGCCAAGCTTGGCAACAAGAAGGGCGCCCACAGCAAGTAG
- a CDS encoding energy-coupling factor transporter transmembrane protein EcfT — protein MVNVIDYVPGTTVLHRLNPVAKLALAAGIIVATFLADTFPMLVGLLALTLLLGAYAGVLKNLLSLLKLLVPLAVVMLVLQTAFVRGGDVLFAWVTTDGLVTGGKACLRLLGVALPLILMLTVTKLNDLANACVEVLHVPYRYAFTFTTALRFVPVFSQEMNAIMEAQTARGVEYDTRNPLKKIRLMLPLCVPLLVSSVGKTDVTALAAEQRGFYLRTRESSYKRYPVAGIDVAALAVTVALIAVGALL, from the coding sequence GTGGTTAACGTCATCGACTACGTGCCGGGCACCACCGTCCTGCACCGCCTGAATCCCGTGGCCAAGCTCGCGCTCGCCGCCGGCATCATCGTGGCGACGTTTCTGGCAGACACGTTCCCCATGCTCGTGGGCCTTCTCGCGCTCACGCTTCTGCTGGGCGCCTACGCCGGCGTGCTGAAGAACCTCCTGTCGCTGCTGAAGCTGCTCGTGCCGCTTGCCGTGGTGATGCTCGTGCTGCAGACGGCCTTCGTGCGCGGGGGAGACGTACTGTTTGCGTGGGTCACGACCGACGGCCTCGTCACGGGCGGCAAGGCGTGCCTGCGCCTTCTGGGCGTGGCGCTGCCGCTCATCCTCATGCTCACGGTCACGAAGCTCAACGACCTGGCGAACGCCTGCGTCGAGGTGCTGCACGTGCCGTACCGCTACGCGTTCACGTTCACGACGGCGCTGCGCTTCGTCCCGGTGTTCTCGCAGGAGATGAACGCGATCATGGAGGCGCAGACGGCCCGCGGCGTTGAGTACGACACGAGAAACCCCCTCAAGAAGATCCGCCTCATGCTCCCGCTGTGCGTGCCGCTGCTCGTGAGCTCGGTGGGCAAGACCGACGTCACGGCGCTGGCCGCCGAGCAGCGCGGCTTCTACCTGCGCACGCGCGAGAGCAGCTACAAGCGCTATCCCGTCGCGGGCATCGACGTGGCCGCCCTCGCCGTCACCGTGGCCCTCATCGCCGTCGGCGCCCTGCTCTAG
- a CDS encoding ABC transporter ATP-binding protein: protein MSTSTPIIELRDVSFSYDEGREKALDSVSLSVREGDFVGVIGPSGAGKSTLAAMMSGAIPHHYAGKLYGATLVDGRDTCEVTLTDISRIVGSVLQDIDAQMVASVVEDEMLFGLENFGVPHDKIEERLAGALDAVGITDLRDREIATLSGGQKQKAAIAAILALEPRVLVLDEPTAALDPASSRHVFDTLREVNERMGVTVVVIEQKVALLSEYCGRIVVLDHGRVAFEGTPHEVFSHGEELRAMGVDSPRVARVSNSLARHGVIEQGLPCLNVAEACALVAGLVGTGARDAEPGRAPAASPHAPAPRPHAEGAEPVVELSGVNFSYPGGGASVRNLEMRVYPGELVGVVGQNGAGKTTLTKLLNGLLKPASGEVRIAGLSTSEVPTSSIAAHCATLFQNPDHQICRDTVLEEAAFGLELQGVDAAEARERAARVAERFGLPLDEAPFSLSRGQRQMVALASVVVCEPEVVLLDEPTSGLDYRECMTVMETVREMAEHGSAVIMVCHDMEVVSDFAERLVVMANGEILARGVAAEIFSDAALMERAYVAPPQMVQLAGELSREVSPAFAGMSEVSDIVDAVEGMIRRG, encoded by the coding sequence ATGAGCACATCCACACCAATCATCGAGCTGAGGGACGTCTCGTTCTCCTATGACGAGGGGCGCGAGAAGGCCCTCGACTCCGTCTCGCTCTCCGTTCGCGAGGGCGACTTCGTGGGCGTCATCGGCCCGTCGGGCGCAGGCAAGTCGACGCTCGCCGCCATGATGAGCGGCGCCATCCCGCATCACTACGCGGGCAAGCTCTACGGCGCCACGCTCGTTGACGGCCGCGACACCTGCGAGGTCACGCTCACGGACATCTCGCGCATCGTCGGCAGCGTGCTGCAGGACATCGACGCGCAGATGGTTGCCTCCGTCGTCGAGGACGAGATGCTCTTTGGCCTCGAGAACTTCGGCGTGCCGCACGACAAGATCGAGGAACGCCTCGCCGGCGCGCTCGATGCCGTGGGCATCACCGACCTGCGCGACCGCGAGATCGCCACGCTCTCCGGCGGCCAGAAGCAGAAGGCCGCCATCGCCGCGATCCTGGCGCTCGAGCCGCGCGTCCTCGTGCTCGACGAGCCCACCGCCGCGCTCGATCCCGCCAGCTCGCGCCACGTGTTCGACACCCTTCGCGAGGTGAACGAGCGCATGGGCGTCACCGTCGTGGTCATCGAGCAGAAGGTGGCGCTGCTGTCCGAGTACTGCGGCCGCATCGTGGTGCTCGACCACGGCCGCGTGGCGTTCGAGGGCACGCCGCACGAGGTGTTCTCGCACGGCGAGGAGCTGCGCGCCATGGGCGTCGACAGCCCGCGCGTGGCCCGCGTCTCCAACAGCCTCGCGCGCCATGGCGTCATCGAGCAGGGACTTCCGTGCCTGAACGTTGCCGAGGCGTGCGCGCTTGTGGCCGGTCTCGTTGGCACGGGCGCCCGTGACGCCGAGCCCGGCCGCGCCCCGGCGGCCTCGCCCCACGCCCCCGCGCCGCGCCCCCACGCCGAGGGCGCCGAGCCCGTCGTGGAGCTCTCCGGCGTCAACTTCTCCTATCCCGGTGGCGGCGCCTCCGTGCGCAACCTTGAGATGCGCGTCTATCCCGGCGAGCTCGTGGGTGTCGTGGGCCAGAATGGTGCCGGCAAGACCACGCTCACCAAGCTTTTGAACGGCCTGCTCAAGCCGGCGTCCGGCGAGGTGCGCATCGCGGGGCTCAGCACGTCTGAGGTGCCCACGAGCTCCATTGCCGCGCACTGTGCCACGCTGTTCCAGAACCCCGACCACCAGATCTGCAGGGACACGGTCCTCGAGGAGGCGGCGTTTGGCCTTGAGCTCCAAGGGGTGGATGCCGCCGAGGCCCGCGAGCGCGCCGCCCGCGTTGCCGAGCGCTTTGGCCTACCGCTCGACGAGGCGCCGTTCTCGCTCTCGCGCGGCCAGCGCCAGATGGTGGCGCTTGCGAGCGTCGTGGTGTGCGAGCCCGAGGTGGTGCTGCTCGACGAGCCCACGAGCGGCCTGGACTACCGCGAGTGCATGACCGTCATGGAGACGGTGCGCGAGATGGCCGAGCACGGCAGCGCCGTCATCATGGTCTGCCACGACATGGAGGTCGTGAGCGACTTCGCCGAGCGCCTCGTCGTCATGGCGAACGGCGAGATTCTCGCGCGCGGCGTCGCGGCAGAGATCTTCTCGGACGCCGCGCTCATGGAGCGCGCCTACGTGGCGCCGCCCCAGATGGTGCAGCTCGCCGGAGAGCTCTCTCGCGAGGTCTCGCCCGCGTTTGCCGGCATGAGCGAGGTCTCCGACATCGTCGACGCCGTCGAGGGGATGATTCGCCGTGGTTAA
- a CDS encoding pyridoxal phosphate-dependent aminotransferase — translation MQELSQRTSQFTDSVIRRMTRVSMKYDAINLSQGFPDFDPPAAITDRLAEVAHTGPHQYAITWGAPNFRAALAAKQSPRMGLDIDPETQIVVTCGSTEAMMCSVMTVTNPGDRIVIFSPFYENYGADTILCGAEPTYVELHAPTFTFDEAELEAACALPGTKALILCNPSNPCGHVFTRAELDVIARMAEKYDLWVITDEVYEHIVYAPYQHVYFASLPGMAKRTLSCSSLSKTYSMTGWRLGYVIAPADVIDRARKVHDFLTVGAAAPLMEAAVAGLALPQSYYDELTALYTHKRDLFCDGLRSLGFDFVEPQGAYYVMADVSSLGYESDYDCAVDLAAKVGVGTVPGSCFFNAPENRFVRFHFAKSDEVLKAALDRLDGWREKMAR, via the coding sequence ATGCAAGAGCTCAGCCAGCGCACGTCGCAGTTCACGGACTCCGTGATTCGCCGCATGACGCGCGTGTCCATGAAGTACGACGCCATCAACCTGTCCCAGGGATTCCCCGACTTCGACCCGCCCGCGGCCATCACCGACCGCCTCGCCGAGGTGGCCCACACCGGTCCGCACCAGTACGCCATCACGTGGGGCGCGCCCAACTTCCGCGCGGCGCTCGCGGCCAAGCAGAGCCCGCGCATGGGGCTCGACATCGACCCCGAGACCCAGATCGTCGTGACGTGCGGCTCCACCGAGGCCATGATGTGCTCGGTCATGACCGTCACGAACCCCGGCGACCGCATCGTCATCTTCTCGCCGTTCTACGAGAACTACGGGGCCGACACCATCCTGTGCGGCGCCGAGCCCACCTACGTCGAGCTCCACGCGCCCACGTTCACGTTCGACGAGGCCGAGCTCGAGGCCGCCTGTGCGCTGCCGGGCACGAAGGCCCTCATCCTGTGCAACCCCTCCAACCCCTGCGGCCACGTCTTCACGCGCGCCGAGCTTGACGTTATCGCCCGCATGGCCGAGAAGTACGACCTGTGGGTCATCACCGACGAGGTTTACGAGCACATCGTCTACGCGCCCTACCAGCACGTCTACTTCGCGAGCCTGCCCGGCATGGCCAAGCGCACGCTTTCCTGCAGCTCGCTGTCGAAGACCTACTCCATGACGGGCTGGCGCCTGGGCTACGTCATCGCGCCGGCAGACGTCATCGACCGTGCGCGCAAGGTGCACGACTTCCTCACCGTGGGAGCGGCGGCACCGCTCATGGAGGCCGCCGTGGCGGGCCTTGCGCTGCCGCAGTCCTACTACGACGAGCTCACGGCCCTCTACACTCACAAGCGGGACCTGTTCTGCGATGGCCTGCGCAGCCTGGGCTTCGACTTCGTGGAGCCGCAGGGCGCCTACTACGTCATGGCCGACGTCTCGAGCCTGGGCTACGAGAGCGACTACGACTGCGCCGTGGACCTGGCGGCTAAGGTGGGCGTGGGCACGGTTCCCGGCAGCTGCTTCTTCAACGCGCCCGAGAACCGCTTCGTGCGCTTCCACTTCGCCAAGTCCGACGAGGTCCTCAAGGCCGCCCTCGACCGCCTCGACGGCTGGCGCGAGAAGATGGCACGGTAG
- a CDS encoding FadR/GntR family transcriptional regulator gives MEVKPVKKETLTEQIMNQLAEQITSGELKAGERLPDERSLAEMFGVTRSRIREALRALSLIGLIDIRPGGGSFVSEQSTQIPKETILWSYHREISDYENLYDARKLIEGTVYLSCFDRRTDEVVDTLQDYADQLFALDTNKVSAEHFSSLIDEIDTYVGAHCGNGIYDKLMQTMIVLRHDSALQILSTPASKESAVLWRVKVLKSFAQDDRSRVVSNVDGFFANSISQLTNE, from the coding sequence ATGGAAGTTAAGCCTGTCAAGAAAGAAACCCTCACCGAGCAGATCATGAACCAGCTTGCCGAGCAAATCACGTCCGGTGAGCTCAAGGCCGGCGAGCGCCTCCCGGACGAGCGCTCCCTGGCCGAGATGTTCGGCGTCACGCGCAGCCGCATCCGCGAGGCCCTGCGCGCGCTGTCGCTCATCGGGCTCATCGACATCCGCCCCGGCGGCGGCTCGTTCGTCTCCGAGCAGAGCACCCAGATTCCCAAGGAGACGATCCTGTGGAGCTACCACCGGGAGATCTCCGATTACGAGAACCTCTACGACGCCCGCAAGCTCATCGAAGGCACCGTCTACCTCTCATGCTTCGACCGCCGCACAGACGAGGTCGTGGACACGCTTCAGGACTACGCTGACCAGCTCTTTGCCCTCGACACGAACAAGGTCTCGGCGGAGCACTTCAGCTCGCTCATCGACGAGATTGACACTTACGTGGGCGCCCATTGCGGCAACGGCATCTACGACAAGCTTATGCAGACGATGATCGTGCTGCGCCACGACAGCGCGCTGCAAATCCTTTCCACGCCCGCCTCAAAGGAAAGCGCCGTGCTCTGGCGCGTCAAAGTGTTGAAGTCCTTCGCCCAGGATGACCGCTCCCGAGTCGTGTCGAACGTCGACGGCTTCTTTGCAAACTCCATCAGCCAACTCACGAACGAGTAG